In Erpetoichthys calabaricus chromosome 4, fErpCal1.3, whole genome shotgun sequence, one genomic interval encodes:
- the pou4f1 gene encoding POU domain, class 4, transcription factor 1, with translation MMSMNSKQPHFAMHPTLPEHKYSSLHSSSEAIRRACLQTPQLQSNIFASLDETLLARAEALAAVDIAVSQGKTHPFKPDATYHTMNSVPCTSTSTVPLAHHHHHHHHHHHQNLEPGDLLDHISSPSLTLMTGGHDGVGGGGGGGGGSLISTSAHPHSHMHGLSHLSHQAAMNMNSPLSHHGLLPGHHGGAQATPGLTNNGLPSINDSDTDPRELEAFAERFKQRRIKLGVTQADVGSALANLKIPGVGSLSQSTICRFESLTLSHNNMIALKPILQAWLEEAEGAQREKMSKPDIFNGGEKKRKRTSIAAPEKRSLEAYFAVQPRPSSEKIAAIAEKLDLKKNVVRVWFCNQRQKQKRLKFSATH, from the exons ATGATGTCAATGAACAGCAAGCAACCACATTTTGCCATGCATCCGACTTTACCTGAACATAAGTACTCCTCTCTGCACTCCAGCTCGGAGGCAATAAGGAGAGCCTGTCTACAGACACCACAG CTACAGAGCAATATCTTCGCTAGTTTGGATGAAACTCTTCTGGCCCGCGCGGAAGCACTGGCAGCCGTGGATATCGCCGTATCTCAGGGCAAGACGCATCCCTTCAAACCGGACGCGACGTACCACACCATGAACAGCGTGCCATGCACATCTACCTCTACTGTGCCCCTTGCCCAtcaccaccatcaccaccaccaccaccatcaccagaACCTGGAGCCCGGAGATCTGTTGGACCACATCAGTTCACCTTCGCTAACCCTGATGACCGGCGGACACGATGGAGTCGGGGGTGGCGGAGGAGGAGGTGGCGGCAGTTTGATTTCCACCTCTGCCCATCCGCACTCGCACATGCACGGCTTGAGCCACCTGTCCCACCAGGCGGCTATGAATATGAACTCTCCGCTCAGTCACCACGGGCTTCTGCCGGGTCACCACGGAGGAGCTCAGGCTACGCCAGGGCTCACCAACAATGGACTGCCCTCAATTAACGATTCGGACACAGATCCAAGGGAGTTGGAGGCTTTTGCGGAGCGTTTCAAACAGAGGAGAATTAAGCTGGGGGTCACCCAAGCGGACGTTGGCTCGGCCCTCGCAAATCTCAAAATCCCAGGTGTGGGGTCACTTAGTCAAAGTACCATCTGCAGGTTTGAGTCTTTGACTCTGTCGCACAATAATATGATAGCACTCAAGCCAATCCTGCAAGCGTGGCTGGAAGAGGCCGAGGGGGCCCAGAGGGAGAAAATGAGCAAACCTGATATTTTTAACGGAGGAGAAAAGAAACGCAAGAGGACCTCGATCGCTGCTCCAGAAAAGCGATCTCTGGAAGCGTACTTTGCAGTTCAGCCCCGTCCCTCATCAGAGAAGATCGCGGCAATCGCGGAAAAACTAGACCTTAAAAAAAACGTGGTGCGAGTATGGTTTTGCAATCAAAGACAGAAACAGAAGCGACTGAAATTTTCAGCGACCCACTAG